A section of the Hirschia baltica ATCC 49814 genome encodes:
- a CDS encoding TonB-dependent receptor, with the protein MPTHRQDESNSARPRHFWRAALLASAAFSFASPTIAQESTEAPAEAAADDTNRLDTIVVTGIRQSLATALEEKRTADSLIEVINAEDIGKLPDQNLAEVLENVTGVQITRTAGVGTGVQIRGTNANRTEINGVSTVGSGSGRSGISFEDVPAAMIAAVEVTKSSEAKTIEGSVGGTINLRTIRPLDLNDRVASIRIQGEDSSLTTDGITPRVSGTYGDNWSTSVGDFGAVVSLSYAEQDATAFRPRVDRDNLVASDGGTANAQAFDFLPIQFLIQDYDNYESQTTNFAGAFEYAPNDNLKFYFDSILNDQERRQESSRIQASGISDLAGVSVPSEFETVDFGSLNGQNLGSVEAALKGVIPIQSDGSDGNLRFSGDTGSRLTESQIFRLGTDWNRGNLSGRVEIATSNSDTTSPDFSTTLNFINPNAPTNSSNENGTPFEYDLTGGALTWRIAQDAAGGPTTAQLLDPANIVLRDVNISQNKAENSEDAFRADFSYDMSENNIFITSVDAGYRYNQTTSLRDEITASVGLRTLAESPTGDLFADILVPGPDNFNAADGREFFVGDFLQVDPELAGSDPQAVLDALNAAIAANNAITGATRAPISSPTSSQSAFFDIEEKTHSIYGQVNFEHGIFRGNAGLRYLETEVISKGNAILDGVATPTTTKGDYQFVLPRVNMAANVAENFIIRAGYGKDIRRPDFDDLSTSYTFSTSPNPAVNLGNPNLVPEEVESFDIAAEWYFAPSAVLSVGYFHKTRTGLFVDQNESPYEDPVTGFRDIIGPDCEQGGIFNPIADINVFGPVGRGVCVPSSQKINGAGENTLSGIELAFQYDLSSFEDTIGWASGFGVLANFTHQEFSGGEEVWEPTSRAETVFASNGATNVELSVSEIDLSENAYNATLYYEKYGLSARARYTWRDAYRSEDFGSTSSYPWGFPVIQEARGQLNASINYDVTEKLNIGIEAVNLTESEVSQSCVNEGALLCYQGLTDRRITFGANYNF; encoded by the coding sequence ATGCCTACACACAGACAAGATGAATCTAATTCCGCAAGGCCACGCCACTTCTGGCGCGCAGCACTACTTGCCAGCGCCGCCTTTTCTTTCGCATCACCCACCATCGCACAAGAAAGCACAGAAGCCCCCGCAGAAGCTGCTGCAGACGACACTAATAGACTAGACACAATCGTTGTGACAGGTATCCGCCAGTCACTTGCGACAGCTCTGGAAGAAAAACGCACCGCTGACAGTTTAATCGAAGTCATCAACGCAGAAGACATTGGTAAACTTCCAGATCAAAACCTTGCTGAAGTTCTAGAAAACGTCACAGGTGTACAAATTACACGTACTGCTGGTGTTGGTACGGGGGTTCAGATCCGTGGTACAAACGCAAACCGTACAGAAATTAATGGTGTTTCTACCGTAGGCTCAGGTTCAGGCCGTAGCGGTATTAGTTTCGAAGACGTCCCAGCCGCCATGATCGCCGCTGTTGAAGTAACCAAATCATCAGAAGCAAAAACCATCGAAGGCTCTGTGGGGGGTACAATCAACCTCCGCACAATCCGTCCTCTCGACCTAAACGATCGTGTAGCCAGCATTCGCATTCAAGGTGAAGACAGCAGCCTAACGACGGACGGTATTACACCTCGTGTATCGGGAACTTATGGAGACAATTGGTCAACATCTGTCGGTGATTTTGGTGCAGTTGTTAGCTTAAGCTATGCTGAACAAGATGCGACTGCTTTCCGCCCGAGAGTTGACCGCGATAATCTGGTGGCATCAGACGGCGGAACTGCCAATGCGCAAGCATTCGACTTTTTACCAATTCAGTTCTTGATTCAAGATTATGACAATTATGAATCACAAACGACCAACTTTGCAGGGGCGTTTGAGTATGCACCTAATGACAATTTGAAATTCTACTTTGATTCAATTCTCAATGACCAAGAACGCAGACAAGAAAGCTCACGTATTCAAGCGTCGGGTATATCAGACCTAGCGGGCGTGTCTGTTCCATCTGAATTTGAAACTGTTGATTTTGGATCCTTGAACGGTCAAAATTTAGGTAGTGTTGAAGCGGCGCTAAAAGGTGTTATTCCAATACAATCCGATGGTAGTGACGGCAACTTACGCTTTTCTGGAGACACAGGGTCTCGCCTAACAGAAAGCCAAATATTTAGATTGGGAACCGATTGGAACCGCGGCAACCTCTCAGGTCGCGTTGAAATCGCAACTTCAAACTCAGATACAACAAGCCCAGACTTCAGCACAACGCTAAACTTTATCAACCCGAATGCGCCCACCAACTCATCTAACGAAAACGGCACTCCGTTTGAGTATGACTTAACAGGTGGCGCTCTGACATGGCGTATCGCCCAAGATGCAGCAGGCGGACCGACAACGGCCCAATTGCTCGATCCAGCAAACATTGTATTGCGTGACGTGAACATTTCACAAAACAAAGCCGAGAACTCAGAGGACGCGTTCCGTGCTGATTTCTCTTATGATATGAGCGAAAACAATATCTTCATTACCTCTGTTGATGCTGGATATCGCTACAACCAAACAACCAGCTTGAGAGACGAAATCACAGCAAGTGTTGGCCTAAGAACACTTGCCGAAAGCCCAACAGGTGATCTGTTTGCGGACATTCTAGTACCAGGACCCGATAATTTTAATGCTGCTGATGGGCGTGAATTCTTCGTTGGTGACTTCCTTCAGGTCGACCCAGAGCTCGCCGGATCTGATCCACAAGCAGTCCTTGATGCTTTGAATGCTGCAATCGCAGCAAACAATGCAATTACGGGCGCAACTCGTGCTCCAATCAGTTCACCAACCTCAAGCCAGAGTGCTTTCTTTGATATTGAAGAAAAAACTCACTCAATTTATGGACAAGTAAATTTTGAGCACGGGATTTTCCGCGGTAATGCCGGTCTACGTTATCTAGAAACCGAAGTGATATCTAAAGGGAACGCAATTCTAGACGGCGTCGCAACCCCGACAACAACCAAAGGTGATTATCAGTTCGTCCTACCAAGAGTAAACATGGCAGCCAATGTCGCTGAAAACTTCATCATTCGTGCTGGATACGGTAAAGATATCAGACGTCCAGACTTTGACGACCTTTCAACATCTTACACATTTAGCACAAGCCCAAACCCTGCGGTTAACCTTGGTAACCCCAACTTGGTACCTGAAGAGGTTGAATCATTCGACATTGCTGCAGAATGGTATTTTGCCCCCTCTGCCGTCTTGAGCGTAGGCTACTTCCACAAAACTCGTACTGGCCTATTTGTTGACCAAAATGAGTCACCATATGAAGACCCTGTAACTGGCTTCCGCGACATTATTGGCCCTGATTGTGAGCAAGGGGGTATCTTCAACCCAATTGCAGATATCAACGTATTTGGACCTGTCGGTCGGGGTGTGTGTGTTCCTTCATCGCAAAAAATCAATGGTGCTGGAGAAAACACACTGTCAGGTATTGAACTAGCATTCCAATACGACCTGTCCAGTTTTGAAGACACAATCGGTTGGGCATCTGGCTTTGGTGTTCTCGCCAACTTCACACACCAAGAATTCTCCGGTGGTGAAGAAGTGTGGGAACCAACTTCTCGCGCTGAAACAGTATTTGCATCAAATGGGGCAACCAATGTTGAGCTTTCAGTATCTGAAATCGACCTGTCAGAAAATGCTTACAACGCGACCCTCTATTATGAAAAATATGGCCTATCAGCTAGAGCGCGTTACACTTGGCGCGATGCATACCGTTCAGAAGACTTCGGTAGCACATCAAGCTACCCTTGGGGCTTCCCAGTTATTCAAGAGGCTAGAGGTCAACTTAACGCAAGCATAAATTACGATGTCACCGAAAAGCTGAACATTGGTATTGAAGCTGTAAACCTTACTGAATCTGAAGTTTCACAATCATGTGTGAATGAAGGTGCCCTACTTTGCTACCAAGGCCTTACAGACCGTCGGATTACATTTGGTGCAAACTACAACTTCTAA
- a CDS encoding TetR/AcrR family transcriptional regulator, with the protein MSHYNVNKSKIVKKNMNFNSHSEDCGISKQDQRKDQILDAASACFVESGFHNAGMAAIAKRAEMSPGHIYHYFANKSDIIASIVEREFVAREEKFGTLFDVDGEHLIENLLSKVNEGVCHKTDPFQSMLSREIFAETQRNPDIAAIVQEYEQRSRERFIDNIETKLGVKNAAAKVECIFALFSGLAMRVPSDPPMDREAVVEVMKSAIKFLLSDK; encoded by the coding sequence ATGTCTCATTACAATGTTAATAAGTCAAAAATAGTCAAAAAAAATATGAATTTTAATTCTCACTCAGAAGATTGTGGCATTTCTAAGCAAGATCAGCGGAAGGATCAGATACTTGATGCCGCAAGCGCATGCTTTGTCGAGAGCGGCTTTCACAATGCGGGAATGGCTGCAATTGCTAAAAGAGCAGAAATGAGCCCGGGGCACATTTATCATTACTTTGCAAATAAAAGTGATATCATTGCATCCATAGTGGAACGTGAGTTCGTGGCTCGGGAAGAGAAATTTGGAACTTTATTTGATGTTGATGGCGAGCATTTGATTGAAAATTTACTGAGCAAAGTAAATGAAGGTGTGTGTCATAAAACGGACCCGTTTCAATCTATGTTGTCACGTGAAATTTTTGCTGAGACACAACGTAATCCAGATATTGCTGCTATCGTACAAGAATATGAGCAGCGATCACGCGAGAGATTCATTGATAACATAGAAACTAAACTGGGTGTGAAGAATGCAGCGGCAAAAGTCGAGTGTATTTTCGCGTTGTTTAGTGGGCTAGCAATGCGAGTGCCCAGTGATCCGCCGATGGATCGAGAAGCCGTTGTTGAAGTCATGAAAAGTGCAATCAAATTTTTATTATCAGACAAGTAA
- a CDS encoding efflux RND transporter periplasmic adaptor subunit, producing the protein MVKKHFFPTKRITTLSSVLVLALGSLAVASCGQESHNSTAEAAPTPAQSAKPVKTISVTSQTIEDQTEMPARTHAFAEAEIRPQVTGLIKKRLFEEGANVKEGQALYQIEDTEYVARVDSAKAELSRSEATIDIAKQNEARYTELIKSNAVSQQEYDEVVSIRKQAEADLAAKRSALTQAQIDLKRTKVVSPINGRIGRSSVTAGALVTQNQTTSLARVLQLDPIYVDLATSSSEVLKYKQDVQAGRIQTNANKAIPVSIVYENGDVHSSPGELKFSEISVDETSGTVILRAIVPNPDNLLMPGMYVKARVSAGQRDNVILVPQSAVSRTPRGEPYAMVVDDNGLAETRMLTLAGASGNNWIIESGLDSGDNLIVDGLLMLRSGMPVQAVNPDNNAIASAESNSPLKEQ; encoded by the coding sequence ATGGTTAAGAAACATTTTTTTCCTACTAAGCGTATAACGACACTTAGCAGTGTGTTGGTATTAGCGTTGGGCAGTCTAGCTGTAGCTAGCTGCGGACAGGAAAGTCACAATTCCACAGCAGAAGCAGCTCCAACACCAGCACAATCTGCAAAACCTGTAAAAACAATTTCTGTAACTTCTCAAACAATTGAAGACCAAACAGAAATGCCAGCTCGCACACACGCCTTTGCAGAGGCTGAAATTCGTCCACAAGTAACAGGATTGATAAAAAAGCGTCTGTTTGAAGAAGGTGCTAATGTCAAAGAAGGCCAAGCCTTATATCAGATTGAAGACACTGAATATGTAGCTAGAGTCGATAGTGCCAAAGCAGAATTAAGTCGTTCAGAAGCGACGATTGATATTGCTAAACAAAATGAGGCCCGCTACACGGAACTTATTAAAAGCAACGCCGTCAGCCAACAAGAATATGACGAAGTTGTTTCTATTCGCAAGCAAGCCGAAGCTGACTTGGCGGCCAAACGTTCTGCACTCACACAGGCTCAAATAGATCTAAAACGTACCAAGGTTGTATCTCCAATCAATGGACGTATTGGACGATCAAGTGTGACAGCAGGTGCGCTGGTAACTCAAAACCAAACCACTTCTTTGGCCCGCGTTCTCCAACTTGATCCAATTTATGTAGACCTCGCGACATCTAGTTCTGAAGTTTTGAAATATAAACAAGATGTCCAAGCAGGGCGCATTCAAACAAATGCAAACAAAGCTATTCCTGTAAGCATCGTATATGAAAATGGTGACGTCCACTCATCACCAGGTGAACTGAAATTTTCTGAAATCAGTGTAGATGAAACATCAGGAACAGTTATTCTTCGTGCGATCGTGCCAAACCCAGATAATCTGCTAATGCCCGGCATGTATGTTAAAGCCAGAGTATCTGCCGGACAACGCGATAATGTCATTCTAGTTCCCCAATCAGCAGTGTCACGCACACCACGCGGCGAGCCTTATGCAATGGTTGTTGATGATAACGGTCTTGCAGAAACAAGAATGCTTACCCTTGCAGGCGCTTCTGGAAACAATTGGATTATTGAAAGTGGATTGGATAGTGGCGACAACTTAATTGTTGATGGTCTGCTAATGCTTAGATCAGGCATGCCTGTTCAAGCGGTCAACCCAGACAACAATGCCATTGCCTCCGCCGAATCTAATTCCCCCTTAAAAGAACAATAA
- a CDS encoding efflux RND transporter permease subunit — protein MASYFIDRPVFAWVIAIVIMLAGALSLNSLPIAQYPDIAPTTITINATYPGASAKSIEDSVTQTIEQQMTGLDGLDYMTSTSSSSGTSSITLTFKTGTDPDTAQVQVQNKLALATPLLPNAVQRQGVTVNKAASGFLLVVGLTSPESTYDTVDLGDFAKTQLIDDVSRLDGVGSIQLFGSQYAMRIWLDPHKLNKFKLMPSDVIAAIQAQNSQISSGSIGGSPSVEGQEITATITLQSLLTTADDFKKLLIRSSTEGTPIYLEDVARVEKGAETYSFEARFNRAPAAGFAVSLATGANALDTAELVRARVLELSENFPSDIEIVFPYDATPFIKESISAVEHTLLEAIVLVFLVIFVFLQSLRASFIPMIAVPVVLLGTFAVLALFGYSINVLTMFAMVLAIGLLVDDAIVVVENVERVMEEDGLSPIEATRKSMKQITGALIGIAVVLSSVFIPMAFFPGSVGVIYRQFSVTIVSAMTLSVIVAIVLSPALCATILKNTHGNKSKHWINKPGDMFNTGFRKLENGYTHMVDRVIRRRWIFVGIFIVISAIAGINFKSLPTSFLPDEDQGMVMTLAQLPVDASQERTRAVMDRLGKYYMEKEGDNLKGVFTVAGFSFAGAGQNMGMSFLPLKDWEERHGPANSAQSIAGRASQAFAGDVEAMIFAITPPPIRELGNASGFDMYLQDKSGIGGSDLTNAQMQLLGMAAQEPTLMGVRPNGISDSPQFNVGIDYQKAASLGVQLSDVTNVMSVGFGGTYVNDFLDRGRIKRVYVQGDAAYRMQPDDFGEWRVRNASGELTPIEEIISTEWAFGSPQLKRFNGLPALNIQGAATPGTSSGDALNTMESLVDQLPGNLGIAWSGLSAQEKQSGNQATSLYILSVLFIFLCLAALYESWTVPIAVLLVAPLGITGAVAAAHLTGLANDVFFQVGILTTVGLASKNAILIIEFAKSLEEQGKELVQATLEAVKMRLRPILMTSLAFGFGVLPLALATGAGAGARIAIGVTVLGGLIASTVFAIFFAPLFYVVIRKLTGGKSLSSEGQTV, from the coding sequence ATGGCCAGTTACTTTATCGACCGCCCCGTATTTGCGTGGGTAATAGCGATTGTCATCATGCTTGCAGGTGCCCTATCGCTAAACAGCCTCCCTATTGCCCAATATCCAGATATTGCCCCAACAACGATCACTATTAATGCCACATACCCCGGGGCATCCGCCAAATCTATTGAAGATTCTGTCACTCAAACCATTGAGCAACAGATGACAGGTTTGGATGGCCTTGATTATATGACGTCGACATCTAGCTCTTCTGGGACGAGCTCGATCACGCTTACCTTCAAAACAGGAACAGACCCTGACACTGCACAAGTGCAGGTGCAAAACAAACTCGCACTTGCCACCCCACTCCTACCCAATGCAGTGCAGCGTCAGGGTGTAACGGTAAATAAAGCTGCATCTGGATTTTTGCTTGTTGTTGGTCTGACTTCACCTGAAAGCACATACGACACTGTGGATCTTGGTGATTTCGCTAAAACTCAATTGATTGATGATGTTAGCCGACTAGATGGTGTTGGTAGTATACAATTATTTGGATCTCAATATGCTATGCGCATTTGGCTAGATCCACACAAACTCAACAAATTCAAGTTAATGCCAAGCGATGTTATCGCTGCAATTCAAGCACAAAACTCGCAAATATCATCTGGTTCGATTGGTGGATCGCCTTCAGTTGAAGGACAGGAAATCACAGCAACAATTACGCTTCAATCACTTCTCACAACAGCAGATGATTTTAAGAAGCTCCTCATCAGATCGAGTACCGAAGGTACACCTATTTACCTAGAAGATGTGGCACGTGTAGAAAAAGGCGCTGAAACATATTCTTTTGAAGCACGCTTTAACAGAGCGCCTGCCGCTGGATTTGCTGTCTCACTCGCCACAGGAGCTAACGCTTTAGACACCGCCGAGCTAGTTCGGGCACGCGTGCTAGAATTAAGTGAAAACTTCCCAAGTGATATCGAAATTGTATTTCCCTACGATGCCACGCCCTTCATCAAAGAATCTATCAGTGCAGTTGAACACACCCTGCTTGAGGCCATTGTACTGGTTTTCTTAGTGATCTTTGTCTTCTTACAATCGCTAAGAGCATCTTTCATACCTATGATCGCTGTTCCGGTGGTTCTTTTGGGAACTTTTGCAGTTCTCGCGCTGTTTGGGTATTCAATAAACGTGCTGACCATGTTTGCCATGGTGCTAGCCATCGGCCTTTTGGTCGACGATGCGATTGTTGTCGTAGAAAATGTAGAGCGCGTCATGGAGGAAGATGGCCTATCGCCCATTGAAGCTACACGTAAATCCATGAAGCAAATCACTGGTGCGCTTATTGGTATTGCGGTTGTACTTTCTTCCGTATTTATCCCCATGGCTTTCTTTCCAGGATCGGTTGGCGTCATATACCGTCAATTCTCGGTTACGATTGTCTCTGCTATGACACTTTCTGTTATTGTTGCGATTGTTCTTTCCCCAGCTCTTTGTGCAACAATCCTGAAAAACACTCACGGCAACAAATCAAAACACTGGATCAACAAACCAGGTGATATGTTCAATACCGGTTTCCGCAAACTGGAAAACGGATACACTCACATGGTTGATCGGGTTATCCGTCGCCGTTGGATCTTTGTAGGTATATTCATAGTTATCAGTGCGATTGCAGGGATAAACTTCAAGAGTTTGCCAACTTCATTTCTTCCAGATGAAGATCAGGGAATGGTTATGACACTAGCCCAACTGCCTGTTGACGCCAGTCAAGAGCGCACTAGAGCAGTGATGGACCGCCTTGGAAAATACTACATGGAAAAAGAGGGAGACAACTTAAAAGGTGTCTTTACTGTTGCAGGTTTCAGCTTTGCAGGAGCTGGACAAAACATGGGAATGTCTTTCCTTCCTCTAAAAGATTGGGAAGAACGCCACGGTCCGGCAAATAGCGCGCAGAGTATTGCTGGTCGAGCAAGTCAAGCGTTCGCTGGCGACGTTGAGGCCATGATCTTTGCCATCACCCCTCCCCCTATCCGTGAACTAGGTAATGCCAGCGGATTTGATATGTATCTTCAAGATAAATCCGGTATTGGTGGTTCTGATCTCACAAATGCCCAAATGCAACTTTTGGGCATGGCAGCACAAGAACCAACTCTTATGGGCGTGAGACCAAATGGTATCTCAGATAGCCCACAATTTAATGTTGGAATTGACTATCAGAAAGCAGCATCTTTGGGTGTTCAGCTCTCCGATGTCACCAATGTTATGTCAGTTGGATTTGGTGGAACTTATGTCAATGACTTCCTCGACCGTGGACGTATTAAGCGCGTTTATGTGCAAGGTGATGCCGCCTACCGTATGCAACCCGATGACTTTGGAGAGTGGCGCGTTCGTAACGCATCGGGCGAGCTAACTCCTATTGAAGAAATCATCTCAACAGAATGGGCTTTTGGTTCACCACAGCTTAAACGCTTTAACGGCCTACCAGCCTTGAATATCCAAGGGGCTGCAACCCCGGGGACAAGCTCTGGAGATGCACTCAACACTATGGAAAGTCTTGTCGATCAACTTCCTGGAAATTTAGGAATAGCATGGTCAGGCTTGAGTGCTCAGGAAAAACAGTCTGGCAATCAAGCGACTTCTCTCTACATATTGTCAGTCTTGTTCATCTTCCTGTGTCTTGCTGCTCTTTATGAAAGTTGGACAGTTCCTATTGCTGTTCTGCTTGTTGCTCCACTTGGTATCACCGGTGCGGTCGCTGCTGCTCATCTAACGGGTCTTGCAAATGATGTTTTCTTCCAAGTGGGAATCCTAACGACAGTTGGTCTTGCTTCTAAGAACGCTATTTTGATCATCGAGTTTGCGAAATCACTTGAAGAACAGGGTAAAGAATTGGTCCAAGCAACTTTGGAAGCCGTTAAAATGAGATTGCGTCCAATTTTGATGACATCTCTTGCATTTGGATTTGGTGTTTTACCACTAGCTTTGGCAACCGGCGCAGGTGCCGGTGCACGTATCGCTATTGGTGTGACCGTTCTAGGCGGGCTAATAGCTTCAACAGTGTTTGCGATCTTCTTCGCTCCGCTCTTTTATGTTGTTATTCGTAAGCTTACTGGCGGAAAATCCCTCTCTTCAGAAGGTCAAACAGTATGA
- a CDS encoding efflux transporter outer membrane subunit — protein MSKQNSLMLAVTGTSLLGGCASLAPTYDPSTPPIPTALHEIEQKEDTAQLLEWEKVFTAPQLKELIDIALVENRDLRVVAANVRASRAQYGISSSARWPSLTAASSVTEGDTFENDASTIAQSSFSDSNSLTVGVSSYELDFFNRVGNLSEAALQTWLSSAEGERSAKILLVASVAESWISLASNQRLLNLAQETANSQLESLELTQRRFNSGVANELDVQRAASSVYTARAEAARLKAVVRQNVNALRLLVGAPLPEDVVEKADLSAAPTTENLSFAQSSSVLLGRPDIMAAEHSLLAANANIGAARAAFFPSISLTGSVGYLSGDLSDLVKATSGGWSIGPSISLPIFDGGRRSSALKVSKAQQEAALAGYESAIQSAFKETADALALADTIDERLDALEKLVEANHLTLELSNARFSTGIDSYLSVLDAQRNDYAAQQSLISSQTDKALNAVSVFRALGGWASSE, from the coding sequence ATGAGCAAACAAAACTCCTTAATGCTTGCCGTTACAGGTACTAGCCTTCTTGGTGGATGTGCGAGCTTGGCTCCAACATATGATCCAAGCACTCCGCCCATCCCAACGGCTTTGCACGAAATTGAGCAAAAAGAAGACACTGCGCAACTATTAGAATGGGAAAAAGTATTCACTGCCCCCCAACTAAAAGAGCTTATCGATATTGCTTTGGTGGAAAATCGTGATTTACGAGTCGTTGCAGCAAATGTGCGGGCATCACGCGCACAATATGGCATTTCAAGCTCAGCAAGATGGCCCTCTTTAACAGCAGCCAGCAGCGTGACGGAAGGCGATACATTCGAAAATGACGCTTCTACAATTGCACAATCAAGCTTCTCCGATAGCAATTCACTCACTGTAGGTGTTTCTAGCTATGAACTCGATTTTTTCAATCGAGTTGGAAATCTAAGTGAAGCTGCATTGCAGACTTGGCTTTCAAGTGCGGAAGGTGAACGTAGCGCCAAAATCCTTCTAGTGGCGTCTGTAGCTGAAAGTTGGATATCGCTTGCATCCAATCAGCGCCTATTAAACCTCGCACAGGAAACAGCGAACAGTCAGCTAGAATCCTTAGAGCTCACACAACGCCGATTCAATTCTGGTGTTGCTAATGAACTTGATGTGCAGCGCGCTGCTTCTAGTGTGTACACAGCGCGGGCTGAAGCTGCGCGGCTAAAAGCCGTTGTGCGGCAAAACGTAAACGCACTTCGCCTATTAGTTGGTGCACCTTTACCAGAAGATGTCGTTGAAAAAGCAGACCTTTCTGCTGCTCCAACGACCGAAAACCTATCTTTTGCTCAGTCTTCTTCTGTTTTGCTCGGTCGCCCAGATATCATGGCAGCGGAACACTCACTTCTAGCTGCAAATGCCAATATTGGAGCAGCACGTGCCGCTTTCTTCCCATCCATTTCTCTGACAGGATCTGTAGGCTATCTTAGCGGAGATTTGAGCGATCTAGTAAAAGCGACTTCAGGCGGCTGGAGTATTGGCCCAAGCATATCTCTCCCCATTTTCGATGGCGGCAGACGCAGTAGTGCTTTAAAGGTCAGCAAAGCTCAACAAGAAGCTGCATTGGCAGGATATGAATCTGCTATCCAGTCAGCCTTCAAAGAAACAGCTGATGCACTTGCGTTAGCTGATACTATTGATGAGCGTCTGGATGCTTTGGAAAAACTGGTAGAAGCTAACCACTTAACATTGGAGTTATCCAATGCCCGTTTTTCTACAGGAATAGATAGTTATCTATCTGTGCTAGATGCACAAAGAAATGACTATGCCGCCCAACAATCACTTATCTCTAGCCAAACTGATAAAGCTTTGAATGCTGTTTCAGTTTTTAGAGCTTTAGGTGGATGGGCAAGTTCCGAATAG
- a CDS encoding glycoside hydrolase family 43 protein: MKYLLVLVALALTSCSAGPAQNVEEKDDVLLFSSFRNDGETGLHFAYSEDGLSWTALNDDKSFLEPQIGGKLMRDPCIIQGPDGSYHMVWTTGWWENNIGIAHSDDLINWSEQTILPVMAHEPDVLNSWAPEIFYDDEAEEYIIFWSSAVPGKFLETEDRGDIRSTLGVGINHRVYFTKTKDFETYSDTSLFYDGGFVSIDGSLLKDGDRYVMFIKDETKRPEPMKNIRIATASHAQGPYSEASAPFSPEGVWVEGPTAIKIDDMVYVYYDAYMEHKMIGARSKDLVNWEDLSDQINFPEGTRHGTVFKVDRETFEKLKQVK; encoded by the coding sequence ATGAAATATCTATTGGTTTTAGTTGCACTCGCATTGACTTCGTGCAGTGCAGGCCCCGCGCAAAATGTTGAAGAAAAAGATGATGTTTTGTTGTTTTCTTCTTTTAGAAATGACGGTGAGACAGGGCTTCACTTTGCTTATAGCGAAGATGGGCTGAGCTGGACTGCATTAAATGATGACAAGTCTTTTTTAGAGCCTCAAATTGGTGGTAAATTGATGCGTGATCCATGCATCATACAGGGGCCGGATGGAAGTTATCATATGGTATGGACAACAGGGTGGTGGGAAAACAATATCGGGATTGCTCATTCAGATGATCTTATAAATTGGAGCGAGCAAACTATTTTGCCAGTGATGGCCCACGAGCCAGATGTTTTAAATAGCTGGGCACCTGAAATTTTTTATGATGACGAGGCAGAAGAATACATTATCTTTTGGTCGTCTGCTGTGCCGGGTAAGTTTCTGGAAACAGAAGATCGAGGAGATATTCGTTCTACGCTTGGGGTTGGCATAAATCACAGAGTCTATTTTACGAAGACCAAAGATTTTGAAACCTATTCAGATACGTCGCTTTTCTATGATGGTGGGTTCGTATCAATTGATGGATCGCTTCTTAAAGATGGTGACCGCTATGTGATGTTTATCAAGGATGAAACAAAACGACCAGAGCCAATGAAAAATATCCGTATCGCAACAGCGTCACATGCACAGGGGCCATATAGTGAGGCGTCCGCGCCATTTTCACCGGAGGGTGTCTGGGTTGAGGGGCCAACAGCGATCAAAATTGATGACATGGTCTATGTTTATTACGATGCTTATATGGAGCACAAAATGATTGGTGCACGTTCAAAGGATCTCGTAAATTGGGAAGATCTCAGCGATCAAATAAACTTCCCTGAAGGCACAAGACACGGTACTGTTTTTAAAGTGGATAGAGAAACTTTCGAAAAGCTAAAACAGGTGAAATAA